One genomic window of Pseudomonadota bacterium includes the following:
- a CDS encoding DNA internalization-related competence protein ComEC/Rec2, translating to MTDNIYYRPIIPLLVSLITGISCGLLLPGYSLWAYLFTVSCFVFLLIKIIRKKSTVILPIILFIFLGYLSIQPWLYNKLSPSHISYYADSAPINISGQVIESPEIKNNRLSFVLLVKEIEDNRKIVSVSGMINVKVFKNISDISIGDKVWFKSKIRSIRNFNNPGSFDYKRYMSFKGISGTAYVAGDKIRIEKEEENISGKRLIENARKKFSILIDKSVPAAEAGVLKALIIGDKNFISRQIREDFNRTGTSHVLAISGLHIGIVAAVSFLLFKTILSYFNFFLWNAWTKKGAAILSLFPVILYGLIAGMSPSTQRAVIMVSVFLVSFFIEKDQDAINTLAVAALLILAFYPPTLFMISFQLSFISVFFIILGMNYTIYRKNKKSEYDKGWLSGIKRKTAAFFLVSFFAIIGTLPLVMYYFNQISLVGLFTNCIAVPLIGFVAVPAGLLSFCIYPISSIFSMWLLKAASVVLEIALGLIKYFADLPFAALKTITPSVFEIVWYYLLLFTLFVILKRILIRKETIKSSGILESIRLRAPLFALIFLIIAGYADSWYWLDKRFFHKDLKVTVIDVGQGTSSLLELPGGYNVLVDGGGFSDNSVFDVGRYILAPFLWKKKINTVDTLVLSHTDSDHLNGLLYIAENFHVKEIWFNGEAKNSLGYNNFLEIIKKKNIKMQDYNDINKERTINGVMFKILYPEAEFMEKKDIWRKGDNSSLVLKTVFGTKSFLFTGDIKAKGEAGLIRAADGLLESTVVIVPHHGSQTSSSQKFIDKVNPEIAIISAGWKNRYNFPHPVILDRYEKRMCNIYRTDESGAIEMSTDGKELKITPSIGKVES from the coding sequence ATGACCGACAATATCTATTATCGCCCTATTATCCCGCTTTTGGTATCTTTGATAACAGGCATATCATGCGGCCTCCTTTTGCCAGGCTATAGCTTATGGGCATATCTTTTTACAGTTTCTTGTTTTGTATTTCTACTCATAAAAATTATAAGAAAAAAATCAACCGTTATTCTTCCGATCATTCTGTTTATCTTTCTTGGATACCTTTCAATCCAGCCCTGGCTTTATAACAAACTTTCTCCTTCCCACATATCTTATTATGCCGACAGTGCCCCTATAAATATATCCGGCCAGGTAATTGAGAGCCCTGAAATCAAAAACAACAGACTTTCATTTGTGTTACTTGTAAAAGAGATAGAAGATAACAGGAAAATTGTTTCCGTATCGGGAATGATAAACGTCAAGGTATTCAAAAATATTTCTGATATATCGATAGGTGACAAAGTTTGGTTTAAAAGCAAAATCAGATCCATAAGAAATTTTAATAACCCAGGAAGTTTTGATTATAAAAGGTATATGAGCTTTAAAGGTATAAGCGGTACTGCTTATGTTGCCGGAGATAAGATAAGAATAGAAAAAGAAGAGGAGAATATATCAGGAAAGCGGCTTATCGAAAATGCGCGTAAAAAGTTTTCAATATTAATCGATAAATCCGTTCCTGCCGCAGAAGCCGGAGTTTTAAAAGCGCTTATAATAGGAGATAAAAACTTTATTTCCAGACAAATACGTGAGGATTTCAACCGTACCGGAACAAGCCATGTATTGGCTATTTCAGGTCTTCATATCGGAATTGTTGCAGCTGTAAGCTTTCTGCTTTTTAAGACTATACTTTCTTATTTTAATTTTTTTCTTTGGAATGCATGGACAAAAAAGGGCGCTGCAATTTTATCCTTGTTTCCTGTAATACTTTACGGGCTGATTGCAGGAATGTCGCCTTCAACTCAGAGGGCGGTTATTATGGTTTCGGTTTTTCTTGTAAGCTTTTTTATAGAAAAGGATCAGGATGCAATAAATACTCTTGCTGTTGCTGCATTGCTGATACTTGCTTTTTATCCCCCCACTCTTTTTATGATATCTTTTCAACTTTCTTTTATATCGGTTTTTTTTATTATTCTTGGAATGAATTATACGATTTACAGGAAAAACAAAAAAAGTGAATATGATAAAGGCTGGCTTTCCGGCATAAAAAGAAAAACCGCTGCTTTTTTTCTTGTTTCATTCTTTGCGATAATAGGCACTTTACCTCTTGTAATGTATTACTTTAATCAGATTTCATTAGTCGGTCTTTTTACAAATTGTATCGCCGTGCCATTGATCGGATTTGTGGCTGTACCTGCCGGGCTTCTTTCTTTTTGTATTTATCCCATAAGCAGCATTTTTTCTATGTGGCTTTTAAAGGCAGCTTCAGTAGTTTTGGAAATTGCTCTTGGCCTTATTAAATATTTTGCAGATTTGCCTTTTGCAGCTCTTAAAACCATTACACCAAGTGTTTTTGAAATAGTCTGGTACTATTTACTTTTATTTACGCTTTTTGTGATTTTAAAAAGAATCTTAATAAGAAAAGAAACTATAAAAAGCAGCGGTATCCTTGAATCAATCAGATTAAGAGCGCCTTTATTTGCATTAATATTTCTGATAATTGCAGGATACGCCGATTCATGGTACTGGCTTGATAAAAGATTTTTCCACAAGGATTTGAAAGTTACGGTTATTGATGTAGGCCAGGGGACTTCTTCTCTTCTTGAACTTCCGGGCGGCTATAATGTTCTTGTTGACGGAGGCGGATTTTCAGATAATTCAGTATTTGACGTGGGGCGTTATATATTAGCTCCTTTTTTGTGGAAAAAGAAAATAAATACTGTGGATACCCTTGTTCTTTCGCATACTGACAGTGATCATTTAAACGGCCTTTTATATATTGCCGAGAATTTTCATGTAAAAGAAATATGGTTTAATGGTGAAGCAAAGAATAGTCTTGGGTATAATAATTTTCTTGAGATTATAAAAAAGAAAAATATCAAAATGCAGGATTATAACGATATAAATAAAGAAAGAACCATAAACGGGGTGATGTTTAAAATACTGTATCCTGAAGCAGAATTTATGGAGAAAAAAGATATATGGAGAAAAGGTGACAACAGTTCACTTGTTTTAAAAACAGTATTTGGCACAAAATCGTTTCTCTTTACAGGAGATATAAAGGCCAAAGGAGAAGCTGGCCTTATAAGAGCTGCCGATGGATTACTTGAAAGTACTGTTGTCATCGTACCTCACCACGGAAGTCAAACTTCCAGCTCACAAAAGTTTATTGATAAAGTAAATCCGGAAATTGCTATTATATCAGCTGGCTGGAAAAACAGATATAATTTCCCGCATCCGGTGATACTTGATAGATATGAAAAAAGAATGTGTAATATATACCGCACAGATGAAAGCGGAGCTATAGAAATGTCAACAGATGGGAAAGAATTGAAGATAACGCCATCAATTGGTAAAGTAGAATCATAA
- a CDS encoding response regulator — MLAFLKDFGYQVFEASNGKEALELVKDRHISADLLITDLVMPEMNGNHPRH; from the coding sequence ATATTAGCCTTTTTAAAAGATTTTGGCTATCAGGTTTTTGAAGCTTCCAATGGAAAAGAAGCACTTGAACTTGTTAAAGATAGACATATTTCAGCAGATCTTCTGATAACAGATTTGGTTATGCCGGAGATGAACGGAAATCATCCCAGGCATTAA
- a CDS encoding VPLPA-CTERM sorting domain-containing protein, with product MKKFLKILISLISVFLIINATAFAALIISDGSDGAFNPVGSLVTLDLPADGIFNFTTINIPAGVTVKFNRNTSNTPVYFAATGNVNINGVIDVSATATNVIVNVPNNPKQTGGPGAYNGGVGGNGNTPVGSNGGGPGGGGGGYSAGGAGNAIPGNQATKYSTESGKGYAGPAVSYPQNLAGGSGGGGGSAIYKFGWYSGGYGGGGGGAIQISTIGNIDIVGAILANGANGGWSYATALAYAGAGGGGSGGNMELFANAITLGENALIQALGGYGGGLGTQPYSNDPAAYSSGADGGMGYVKFSANTLDLKGTIDAAVIPIPGAVWLFGSGLIGLVGFRRNHRKKNL from the coding sequence ATGAAAAAATTTTTGAAAATATTAATATCTTTAATATCTGTGTTTTTAATTATAAATGCAACAGCATTTGCCGCACTAATTATATCCGACGGTTCTGATGGAGCTTTTAATCCGGTGGGTTCGCTTGTTACTTTGGACCTGCCTGCTGATGGCATCTTCAATTTTACTACTATAAACATACCTGCAGGTGTAACTGTGAAATTCAACCGAAATACATCAAACACCCCGGTTTATTTTGCAGCAACAGGAAATGTGAATATAAACGGAGTAATTGACGTTTCTGCAACGGCCACTAATGTAATTGTAAATGTGCCAAATAATCCGAAACAGACGGGAGGGCCGGGAGCATACAACGGAGGAGTCGGCGGAAATGGAAATACTCCTGTGGGAAGTAATGGAGGTGGACCTGGTGGAGGTGGAGGAGGTTATTCTGCCGGTGGAGCTGGTAATGCAATTCCCGGCAATCAGGCAACAAAATACAGTACGGAAAGCGGCAAGGGATATGCCGGGCCGGCTGTATCTTATCCGCAAAACTTAGCCGGAGGTTCAGGCGGCGGTGGCGGTAGTGCGATTTATAAGTTTGGATGGTATAGCGGTGGATATGGTGGCGGTGGCGGTGGCGCTATTCAGATATCCACTATAGGTAATATCGATATAGTAGGAGCAATTCTGGCAAATGGCGCCAATGGCGGTTGGTCATACGCAACAGCCTTGGCCTACGCCGGAGCCGGTGGTGGTGGAAGCGGCGGCAATATGGAACTTTTTGCAAATGCCATAACCCTTGGCGAGAACGCGCTGATTCAGGCTCTGGGCGGATATGGCGGTGGATTGGGCACTCAGCCTTATTCAAATGATCCGGCTGCATATTCCAGCGGAGCAGACGGAGGAATGGGCTATGTGAAATTCAGTGCGAATACTCTTGATTTGAAAGGCACGATTGATGCTGCTGTGATTCCGATTCCGGGTGCTGTTTGGCTCTTTGGTTCCGGTTTAATCGGACTTGTTGGTTTTAGGAGAAACCACCGAAAGAAAAATCTGTAA
- a CDS encoding AMP-binding protein → MVIGDIIDRNLWRYPQKTAVCFEDKRLSFEEVAKRIYGLANALRSLGLKKEDRVAFLFPHNMIEAQEIVLAVTAGAMIIIPINAHFSEDEIIHLITSCGVKAIFFEQTYSRLMESIKPSVKEVQIFISVGKPSNNDAYDYETLISQSTYERPDVAVKEEDIAALIHTSGTTGMPKEVIWTHKSWLAGSRDVVIKFKLSEKDNLLIFSPYFHIPFFWFNMAISYMGGSLVFIKRPDPDLILNAIEKEKITAVSHFVLTTLLRVLNYPDLDKYDHSSVRWYIYGGAPMPFSILERAIPKFGNKFVHLYGFTELAGCATALPPKDHVLNGTEKENRRMLSVGKEMPSCDIRIINDEGKFVESGIEGELLYRGDNLMQGYWGNPEETAKVLKDGWFHSGDMAYLDEDNYIYITGRKKDIIISGGENITPKQVEDIIYKHPAVEIVAVIGVPDPEWGEAVKAVIVLKEGKKATEDEIIKLCKDNLARYKAPKSVDFIDSMPLTHTGKIQKWELKDRFMKK, encoded by the coding sequence ATGGTTATCGGGGATATTATTGACAGAAATCTTTGGAGATATCCGCAAAAGACTGCTGTATGTTTTGAAGATAAGAGATTAAGTTTTGAAGAAGTTGCAAAAAGGATATATGGTCTTGCTAATGCTTTACGAAGTTTAGGGCTGAAAAAAGAAGACAGGGTTGCATTTTTGTTTCCTCATAATATGATTGAAGCGCAGGAAATAGTACTTGCAGTTACAGCGGGTGCAATGATTATTATTCCCATAAATGCGCACTTTTCTGAAGATGAGATAATCCATTTAATTACAAGTTGTGGTGTTAAGGCAATATTTTTTGAGCAAACATACAGCCGGTTAATGGAATCAATCAAGCCATCTGTAAAAGAAGTTCAAATATTTATTTCCGTAGGAAAACCAAGCAACAATGATGCATATGATTACGAGACATTAATTTCTCAAAGTACTTATGAGCGGCCTGATGTGGCTGTTAAGGAAGAAGATATAGCGGCCTTGATACATACGAGCGGTACAACCGGTATGCCCAAGGAAGTAATATGGACGCATAAAAGCTGGCTGGCAGGTTCAAGAGATGTTGTTATCAAGTTTAAACTTTCCGAAAAAGACAATCTTTTGATATTTAGTCCGTATTTTCATATCCCGTTTTTCTGGTTTAATATGGCAATAAGTTATATGGGCGGAAGTCTTGTGTTTATAAAAAGACCTGACCCTGATCTTATATTAAATGCTATTGAAAAAGAAAAAATTACTGCTGTTTCACATTTTGTTTTAACTACACTTTTGCGGGTGTTGAACTATCCTGACTTGGATAAATATGATCACTCTTCAGTGCGTTGGTATATATATGGCGGTGCCCCAATGCCGTTTTCAATTTTAGAAAGAGCAATTCCAAAATTCGGCAATAAGTTTGTTCATCTTTATGGTTTTACCGAACTGGCAGGTTGTGCCACAGCTTTGCCGCCAAAAGATCACGTACTCAATGGAACAGAAAAAGAAAATCGTAGAATGTTATCGGTCGGAAAGGAAATGCCAAGCTGTGATATCAGAATAATTAATGATGAAGGTAAATTTGTTGAAAGCGGGATAGAAGGTGAACTGTTATACAGAGGTGATAATCTGATGCAGGGTTATTGGGGAAATCCTGAAGAAACGGCAAAGGTTTTAAAGGATGGATGGTTTCATTCAGGGGATATGGCTTATTTGGATGAAGATAATTATATCTATATCACCGGCAGGAAGAAAGATATTATTATAAGCGGAGGAGAAAATATTACGCCAAAGCAGGTAGAAGATATAATCTACAAACATCCTGCCGTTGAAATTGTAGCAGTAATCGGGGTGCCGGACCCTGAGTGGGGTGAAGCAGTAAAAGCGGTAATCGTTTTAAAAGAAGGCAAAAAAGCTACGGAAGATGAAATAATAAAGCTATGCAAAGACAACCTGGCTCGTTATAAGGCTCCAAAGTCCGTTGATTTTATAGATAGTATGCCTTTAACGCATACCGGAAAAATACAGAAATGGGAGCTAAAGGATCGTTTTATGAAAAAGTGA
- a CDS encoding 4Fe-4S dicluster domain-containing protein, whose protein sequence is MKQNEYTNRIKSKILDWGADLVGVADLEPLRELKVNPPDLLDGFTHAVSIAIQLPVAVFETITDKPTAVYSATYKTANSILDELAFRTSVLLQKDGYLSLPIPASQILDRKNWYAAISHKAVARMAGLGWQGKNLLLITPQFGSRVRLVTVLTDAPLTADTPMKNRCGSCMLCHDSCPVQAIRGVNTADHYKDREEALHFSRCVEKLMEEYAKLPDIGAPICGICIKACPFGRKIGNLHDI, encoded by the coding sequence ATGAAACAAAACGAATATACAAACCGTATTAAATCCAAAATACTCGATTGGGGTGCCGATTTAGTCGGAGTGGCTGATTTGGAACCCTTGAGAGAACTAAAAGTGAATCCGCCTGATTTACTGGATGGCTTCACACATGCTGTCTCAATTGCTATTCAGTTGCCGGTAGCGGTATTTGAAACAATTACAGATAAACCTACAGCGGTTTACAGTGCAACATACAAAACCGCTAATAGTATTTTAGATGAACTTGCATTTCGCACCTCTGTGCTGCTTCAAAAAGACGGATACCTCAGCCTTCCTATACCGGCATCCCAGATTCTTGATCGTAAAAACTGGTATGCGGCAATCAGCCACAAAGCTGTGGCAAGAATGGCAGGCTTGGGTTGGCAAGGAAAAAATCTACTTCTTATAACGCCTCAATTCGGTTCCAGGGTACGTCTTGTAACCGTTCTAACAGATGCACCGCTAACAGCCGATACTCCTATGAAGAACCGGTGCGGAAGCTGTATGTTATGCCACGATTCCTGCCCTGTCCAGGCGATCAGAGGAGTAAATACAGCAGACCATTACAAAGACAGGGAAGAAGCCTTACATTTTTCCAGATGTGTTGAAAAACTTATGGAAGAATATGCAAAACTACCTGATATCGGCGCACCTATCTGCGGCATCTGTATCAAGGCTTGCCCGTTTGGTCGTAAGATAGGAAATTTGCATGATATTTAA